In one window of Mesotoga infera DNA:
- a CDS encoding DUF3343 domain-containing protein, which produces MVDTRQLDALVVVSQKDILEAISLLRSAGLQAKVFPTPPSLFTGCSLSIAVASRDLDVSSELLLLAKIEVLLTSYFVDNPVRSFYD; this is translated from the coding sequence TTGGTTGATACTCGGCAACTGGATGCTTTAGTCGTTGTTTCGCAAAAAGACATCCTTGAAGCCATCTCACTCCTTAGAAGTGCTGGCTTGCAGGCGAAGGTTTTTCCAACACCACCGAGTCTATTCACTGGATGCTCTCTTTCGATTGCAGTCGCCTCCAGAGACCTTGACGTAAGTTCGGAACTCCTGTTGCTGGCAAAAATTGAGGTCCTGCTCACAAGTTACTTCGTTGATAATCCGGTAAGATCCTTCTATGATTAA